From the genome of Pseudobacteroides sp.:
ATTAACTATGTGGGATGTAAAGACAAAGGGCTACATAGTAAAATAGAGATTAAGACGGCGTCAGGCATTAACTATGTGGGATGTAAAGCACATTATAGTGCAGCCAGGGGAATCAAATATACTTGTCAGGCATTAACTATGTGGGATGTAAAGATGTTACCGCAATCAACAGGCACAAGCACAAAAGCGTCAGGCATTAACTATGTGGGATGTAAAGCAGTATTTGGTGTGGCGTGTGCAGCATATGCAGCCGTCAGGCATTAACTATGTGGGATGTAAAGTTATACTTGTTATAGCTATAGAACCCTTTAGCATTCGTCAGGCATTAACTATGTGGGATGTAAAGTTTTATGTAAGCTCTCGGCTACTTCTGCGTCAGCTGTCAGGCATTAACTATGTGGGATGTAAAGCGTGCTTATTACTGCCATTCGTGCAGAGAAGAAAGAGTCAGGCATTAACTATGTGGGATGTAAAGTATGCTTCCTTGTATTGAGGATAAATAGAATAATCAGTCAGGCATTAACTATGTGGGATGTAAAGTGAAAAAAGATACACTGTTAAGAAAGATTGAAGAGGGTCAGGCATTAACTATGTGGGATGTAAAGTATATATTTCAATACCTGTTAATAACTCCAAAATATCGTCAGGCATTAACTATGTGGGATATAAAGCAAATATGATCAATTTATTGTCATAGCTTATTAATCGTCAGGCATTAACTATGTGGGATGTATATACTTTGACATGCTCGTAAAGGGCGGAACTGTCAGGCATTAACTATGTGGGATGTAAAGATTATCCACTGGACAATTCTAAAAACAAGCTTAGCCAGTCAGGCATTAACTATGTGGGATGTAAAGAGTGCATTTGCTGCTGTATTGACCATCATAGTACCGTCAGGCATTAACTATGTGGGATGTAAAGTTGTTATTTGTATTTATGCACGCTAACGTGCATCTAAGTCAGGCATTAACTATGTGGGATGTAAAGAATAACAGTAGAACTTAATAGCAAAAGACAAATTAGTCAGGCATTAACTATGTGGGATGTAAAGCTGAGATAATGGAACAATCCCTTATATGTGACAAACTTGTCAGGCATTAACTATGTGGGATGTAAAGTAATAACCGCAAAATAGATATATACCAAACAATTTAGTCAGGCATTAACTATGTGGGATGTAAAGGGTAAAGCAATCACATTTAATGTGCAATATGATTCAGTCAGGCATTAACTATGTGGGATGTAAAGAAGGATTAGATGCAAGGGCTGAGACAGTGGCAAACAGTCAGGCATTAACTATGTGGGATGTAAAGGGATAAAAACACAAACGACGAGCAGCGGGAAAAGATGTCAGGCATTAACTATGTGGGATGTAAAGTTCAAAAAAACAGCTGATCAAGGGTAGGAGGAGAGGTCAGGCATTAACTATGTGGGATGTAAAGTAAACCCGAAGTAAAAAACGATAAAGGAGATGAAAGTCAGGCATTAACTATGTGGGATGTAAAGGCAGCCTTGCCAAGTTTGTTAAATATCTTTTCAACGTCAGGCATTAACTATGTGGGATGTAAAGTGGGTGAAATCAATCCATGATTTTGATTCTATGAGCGTCAGGCATTAACTATGTGGGATGTAAAGAAAATCAATGAAGTGCTCAGCTAAATTTTTTTCAATAGTCAGGCATTAACTATGTGGGATGTAAAGCAGCACTCACATTTATTACTCACATGATTTTTCTTTAGTCAGGCATTAACTATGTGGGATGTAAAGGCTTTTGCTAAAGTTATTGCCGAAAGAGTTCTTGAAGTCAGGCATTAACTATGTGGGATGTAAAGATAGTAGGAAATATCATGGGTATGCTAGGAGGCATGTCAGGCATTAACTATGTGGGATGTAAAGGTTTTAATTCTTATTGACTTGATACTTGGAAAGTATTGTCAGGCATTAACTATGTGGGATGTAAAGTGGGTGAAATCAATCCATGATTTTGATTCTATGAGCGTCAGGCATTAACTATGTGGGATGTAAAGGCAAGCGAGTGTGGATTTGGATTTGACAATAACTACGGTCAGGCATTAACTATGTGGGATGTAAAGGAAGAAGAAAATAACAACAAAGAGGATGATAACAATGTCAGGCATTAACTATGTGGGATGTAAAGTAATTAATTAGGCTGATGCCTCGGAGAACACAGCCTGTCAGGCATTAACTATGTGGGATGTAAAGTGTTAAAGACCGTGTATTATTCGGGAATGCAACCGGTAGTCAGGCATTAACTATGTGGGATGTAAAGCTCATTAGCCTGCTCTGCAGATTCAGCCGCCACCCAGTCAGGCATTAACTATGTGGGATGTAAAGGCTTGTATTAATATATTTTATTCAAATATTAATGAGTCAGGCATTAACTATGTGGGATGTAAAGTTAGAAACGAACGAAGAAGAAAAGGTCTAAAAAACTGTCAGGCATTAACTATGTGGGATGTAAAGATTTGGATCAAATAAAGGCTGTAAAATTAAGCCTAGTCAGGCATTAACTATGTGGGATGTAAAGTACAGTTCTTGTTTCTCTGTGTTCCAAGACCATCAGTCAGGCATTAACTATGTGGGATGTAAAGTAATTACAGCAATGATGCCAGTTGTTTACATCATTAGTCAGGCATTAACTATGTGGGATGTAAAGAAGGCTATAAGAGATAATTAATAATGTAGTGTAGGGGTCAGGCATTAACTATGTGGGATGTAAAGTTGTTTATAGCAGTAGGCAATATCCATATACCCAATCGTCAGGCATTAACTATGTGGGATGTAAAGGAGTGGATAATCGGAATTGTAGACAGGTTAAAGCAGTCAGGCATTAACTATGTGGGATGTAAAGTATCCACTAAGAAGATGTGTTGTAGATTCGGCAGCAGATCAGGCATTAACTATGTGGGATGTAAAGTACAAGTTTTTCATTAATGTCTTTTGTATAGCTGTAGCCAATTACGATGGACAGTAACAATGTTATAAACTTATGGTGAACAGAATAGGTTTTTTCTTTCATTTTTAATAAATGCAATAAGCCATGCGGAAGTTTTTTCCTCTTTAAATTCACCTGTGGTAAAGGTTATACTTTTCATAGGTGAGACCCCCTCTTTTTATTTTTTGTGGTGAATTAATAATACAGGGGAATGGTTCTCACCTACTGTTATATTATGCAGTCCAATTTATTACATTTTCAATGTTCATGTTTGTACAAAACTTAGGTAACTAATTCTCAATCAAATATTTATCGATAATAGATATATGTTTATGATATAATTCTTGAAAGTATTAGATATTGGGAGTGTGAGTTTATGAAATACCGTATTGACCCTAAATCCGGCAATGAGCTCTCTGTATTGGGTTTCGGTTGCATGAGGTTTCCAAGGACCAGAGGTTTTATAGATATGCAGAAGACCGAAGGCATTGTATTGGAGGCCATTAAACAGGGAGTAAACTACTTTGATACAGCTTATATATATGGTGGAAGCGAGGAAGTATTAGGAAGCATTCTCAAAAAGAATTCGGTGCGTGACAAAGTATATTTAGCAACCAAGCTTCCTTTGGTTTATATCCGCAGCTCACAAGACTTTGATGAAATTTTTAACAAGCAGCTTGAGCGGCTTCAAACTGATACAATAGATTACTATTTGATGCACAATATAACAAGTTTGTCCCAGTGGGAAAAGCTGTGCAGTATGGGTGCTAGAGAATGGATAAATGTCAGAAAGGCTGAAGGTGCCATAAAGCAGGTTGGGTTTTCATTCCACGGAATAAGAGACGAATTTCTTAAAGTAATCGATGCTTATGATTGGGACTTTTGCCAGATTCAATACAATTATGCAAACGAGAATTTTCAGGCAGGTGTAACTGGGCTTAAGAAGGCTTACGAAAAAGGGATGGCTGTTATAATTATGGAACCGCTTTTAGGAGGTAAATTGGCAAATGGGCTGCCTAAAGAGGCAGTAGAACTCTTAAGAAAGGCTAACCCCGATCTTTCTCCAGCTGCATGGGCTCTTCGGTGGCTGTGGAATCAGCCTGAAGTCACGGTTATATTATCGGGTATGAATGGAAGTGAACAGGTAAAAGAGAATCTGCATATTGCAGACACATCATATCCACACATGCTTTCAGTTGAGGAAAACAAAACACTAAGGCAGGTAAATGAAATTTTCGAAAAATACAATAAAATACCATGTACCGGCTGCAACTACTGCATGCCTTGTCCTAAAAACGTAAATATCCCAAGCTGCTTTGCTGCACACAACGCATCGTATTCTTTAGGGAGAATAGCCGGGATGACAATGTATATAACAAGCTCAGGGGCGATGTCTGACGATCAAAGCGGTGCAGGGCTATGTAGTAAATGCGGCAAGTGCGAGACACATTGTCCTCAAAACATAAAAATAAGGGAAGCCTTGGATGATGTAAGAAAGAGGATGGAGCCGTTTTGGTACAGGTGGGGGACATCAATTGCCCGAAGGGTTTTGACCAGAAAAAAATAATATTGGAAAATTTGGTTGACAGTGATTGTATAAATTATTATAATAGTTTATCAACGATTTAGGTGGTTGTACCATGAGAGATAAAAATTTTAATCAAGTCAAAAATCTAAAAAGGCAGATAAATATTTTAAAAGCCACTGCATTAACTACATATAAGGAATGGGCTGCATACAGGAGCCATATGGCTGTGTCAGTACTGGTAGGACCGGTTTTTTTTCTTGTACAGGTATTTATATGGAATGCCATATACTCAACACGTGAAACAGTGACGGGCCTGACCTTAAATCAGATGCTTGTATACTTTGGCATCTCAGCGGTTATAGGTTACCTTACATATGACTCAAGCGATATGGATCTGCAAATGCTTATCAGAACAGGTAAGTTTATAACATTTATGTTAAGGCCTGTAACTCACAGCTATTTTGCATTTTCCCAGAAACTCGGGCATAGGATATTGGCTTTATGGGTTGAGTTTATACCGGTTTATTTATTGTTTTTGTTTGTTTTTAAAATCAACCTTGTGCCAGCCAATATTTTTTGGGCATTAGTTTCAATAACGCTAAGCTTTATACTGGTGTTCCTGACAAACTATTGTATCGGGATAACAGGCTTCTGGCTGACCAAGACAGAGGGACTTAGAAGAGCTTTTCTTGTCCTGAGGGATATATGTGCAGGGGTATTTGTACCACTGACACTGTTTCCGGATTTAATGCAAAAAGTACTGTTCTTTCTTCCTTTTCAGTTTATAACTTATGTTCCCATAAGGGTGTTTATAGGTTCATACGAGCTTGCAGGAATTAAGATGTCTATTCCTCAAATAGTTGGCTTACAAGCTTTGTCAGTGGTTGCCATGTACTTGGTATATAAGCTTTTATGGCACCTGGGTACTAAAAGATTTACGGGGGTGGGGGCATGATAAATGCAATGTACATACACCTGCAGGGCATAAAGACTGCTCTTGCAGTAAGAATGGCATATAGGGCAGACTTTTTTATTAGTATAATAATCATGCTGGCGGTGGAAGGTATAACACCTTTTGTAACATACCTCGTGTATAAAAACGGAGCCTCACTGCCAGGGTGGAGTATGTATGAAGTGCTGCTTATCCAGGGTATATTCCTTTTGTCGAGGGGCATATCATTTCCGTTTTTCTTCGGCATAGTCTGGAATACAATAGAGCGGGTAAGAGAGGGTACTTTTGATCTTCTGCTTATTAAACCAAGGTCGGTGCTTCATATGGCTATCATAACAGGCTTTGACTCGGAAGACCTTGGGAAGCTCATTGGGGGTATAGTGCTTTTTACAGCTGCATTGGTAAATATTCCTTTTCCCGGCTTATTCCAGTGGCTCATGTTTGGTGCATTGTTTTTAGTGTCTTTGGTTGTAATGTTCGGATTTGGGCTTATATTATCGGGGCTGGGTATTGTGTGGGTAGCCAATTTCAGGGTATATGAGATATTTTTCTCTCTGGCCAATTTCGGAATGTATCCTGCCAATATTTTTTCCAAGATGCTTCAGACATTTATAACCTCCATAGTGCCTGTAGCAATGCTTGGTTTTATACCAGCATCGGTGTTGTTGGGCAGGCCGGCTGAGGGTACTTTGTATGCTGTAGTTGTAAGTTTTGTTTTCTTGTTCTTAAGCTTGCTTTTCTGGAAGGCTATGCTTAAAAGATATAATAGTGCGGGTGGTTGATTATGTTAATTAAAGTTGAAAATCTGACTAAGATTTATAAATCATATGAGCGGGGGAATTCATTTGGAGAGGCTGTCAAAAGCCTCTTTGTGAGGAAAACCAAATTGGTTGAAGCTCTAAAAGGGATATCATTCAATATTGACAAGGGGGAGCTTGTAGGATT
Proteins encoded in this window:
- a CDS encoding aldo/keto reductase, giving the protein MKYRIDPKSGNELSVLGFGCMRFPRTRGFIDMQKTEGIVLEAIKQGVNYFDTAYIYGGSEEVLGSILKKNSVRDKVYLATKLPLVYIRSSQDFDEIFNKQLERLQTDTIDYYLMHNITSLSQWEKLCSMGAREWINVRKAEGAIKQVGFSFHGIRDEFLKVIDAYDWDFCQIQYNYANENFQAGVTGLKKAYEKGMAVIIMEPLLGGKLANGLPKEAVELLRKANPDLSPAAWALRWLWNQPEVTVILSGMNGSEQVKENLHIADTSYPHMLSVEENKTLRQVNEIFEKYNKIPCTGCNYCMPCPKNVNIPSCFAAHNASYSLGRIAGMTMYITSSGAMSDDQSGAGLCSKCGKCETHCPQNIKIREALDDVRKRMEPFWYRWGTSIARRVLTRKK
- a CDS encoding ABC transporter permease; translation: MRDKNFNQVKNLKRQINILKATALTTYKEWAAYRSHMAVSVLVGPVFFLVQVFIWNAIYSTRETVTGLTLNQMLVYFGISAVIGYLTYDSSDMDLQMLIRTGKFITFMLRPVTHSYFAFSQKLGHRILALWVEFIPVYLLFLFVFKINLVPANIFWALVSITLSFILVFLTNYCIGITGFWLTKTEGLRRAFLVLRDICAGVFVPLTLFPDLMQKVLFFLPFQFITYVPIRVFIGSYELAGIKMSIPQIVGLQALSVVAMYLVYKLLWHLGTKRFTGVGA
- a CDS encoding ABC transporter permease, producing the protein MINAMYIHLQGIKTALAVRMAYRADFFISIIIMLAVEGITPFVTYLVYKNGASLPGWSMYEVLLIQGIFLLSRGISFPFFFGIVWNTIERVREGTFDLLLIKPRSVLHMAIITGFDSEDLGKLIGGIVLFTAALVNIPFPGLFQWLMFGALFLVSLVVMFGFGLILSGLGIVWVANFRVYEIFFSLANFGMYPANIFSKMLQTFITSIVPVAMLGFIPASVLLGRPAEGTLYAVVVSFVFLFLSLLFWKAMLKRYNSAGG